A region of Marmota flaviventris isolate mMarFla1 chromosome 11, mMarFla1.hap1, whole genome shotgun sequence DNA encodes the following proteins:
- the Als2 gene encoding alsin isoform X4 → MDSKKRSSTEAEGSKERGLVHVWQAGSFSIIPERLPGWGGKTVLQAALGVKHGVLLTEDGEVYSFGTLPWRSESAEICPDSPILENALVGQHVVTVATGSFHSGAVTESGIVYMWGENSAGQCAVANQQYVPEPNPVSISDSENSPLLAVRILQLACGEEHTLALSISREIWAWGTGCQLGLITTTFPVTKPQKVEHLAGRVVLQVACGAFHSLALVQCLPSQDLKPVPERCNQCSQLLITMTDKEDHVIISDSHCCPLGVTLSESQAENHASSAISPSAETLDSQGEVFENTLVEAGLPLASELNIESAPTTSGDTTSSQQNIEGTTEISSARSIPSYPDTQAVNEYLQKLSDHSVREDSKNGEKSMPPQPLVEEAVPNLHSPPTTSTSALNSLVVSCASAVGVRVAATYEAGALSLKKVMNFYSTAPCETGTQAGSSSIGPEGLKDSREEQVKQESMQGKKSSSLVDIREEESEGGSRRLSLPGLLSQVSPRLLRKAARVKTRTVVLTPTYSGEADALLPSLRTEVWTWGKGKEGQLGHGDVLPRLQPLCVKCLDGKEVIHLEAGGYHSLALTAKSQVYSWGSNNFGQLGHSDFPTTVPRLAKVNGENGVWSVAAGQDYSLFLVDTEDFQPGLYYSGRQDPEEGDSLPENPSGTKTPVLLSCSKLGYISRVTAGKDSYLALVDKNIMGYIASLHELATTERRFYSKLSDIKSQILRPLLSLDNLGTVPAVQLLQEVAGRFSKLCYLIGQHGASLSSFLQGIKEARSLVILKHASLFLDSYTEQVSSPVSCSISAGLFCQGEQLLNQKRLD, encoded by the exons ATGGACTCAAAGAAGAGAAG TTCAACAGAAGCAGAAGGATCCAAAGAAAGAGGCCTGGTCCATGTCTGGCAGGCGGGATCCTTTTCCATCATACCAGAGAGATTGCCAGGCTGGGGAGGAAAGACTGTTCTTCAAGCAGCCCTTGGAGTGAAACATGGAGTTCTTTTGACTGAAG ATGGTGAGGTCTACAGCTTTGGGACTCTTCCTTGGAGAAGCGAATCAGCAGAAATTTGTCCAGATAGTCCCATTCTAGAAAATGCCCTGGTTGGGCAACATGTTGTTACTGTGGCAACAGGGAGCTTCCACAGCGGAGCAGTGACAGAAAGTGGCATAGTGTACATGTGGGGGGAGAACTCTGCGGGTCAGTGTGCAGTAGCTAACCAGCAGTACGTGCCAGAACCGAATCCTGTCAGCATTTCTGATTCTGAGAACAGCCCTTTGTTGGCAGTCAGGATTTTGCAGTTGGCATGTGGCGAGGAGCACACTCTGGCATTGTCAATAAGCAGAGAGATTTGGGCATGGGGTACTGGTTGTCAGTTGGGTCTCATCACCACTACCTTCCCAGTGACAAAGCCACAAAAGGTGGAACATCTTGCTGGGCGCGTAGTGCTACAAGTCGCCTGTGGTGCTTTCCACAGCCTAGCACTTGTGCAATGCCTCCCTTCCCAGGACCTGAAGCCAGTCCCCGAGAGATGCAACCAGTGCAGCCAGCTCCTCATTACCATGACTGACAAAGAGGACCATGTGATTATCTCAGACAGTCACTGTTGCCCTTTAGGTGTGACACTATCAGAATCCCAGGCAGAAAACCACGCCAGCTCTGCCATCAGCCCCTCTGCTGAGACCCTTGACAGTCAGGGAGAAGTGTTTGAGAACACGCTTGTAGAAGCTGGACTGCCGCTTGCCTCCGAATTGAACATTGAAAGCGCCCCCACCACAAGTGGTGATACTACTTCCTCCCAACAAAACATCGAGGGAACAActgaaatttcttctgccagaagCATACCATCATACCCTGACACCCAGGCAGTAAATGAATACTTGCAGAAACTGTCAGATCATTCAGTAAGGGAGGATTCAAAGAATGGTGAAAAGTCAATGCCACCTCAG ccTCTTGTAGAAGAAGCAGTTCCTAATCTTCACAGCCCACCAACCACAAGCACCTCAGCCCTCAACAGCCTGGTGGTCTCTTGTGCATCTGCTGTTGGTGTGAGAGTGGCTGCTACCTATGAGGCTGGGGCCTTGTCTCTTAAGAAAGTTATGAACTTTTATAGTACAGCCCCTTGTGAAACTGGAACGCAGGCAGGCAGTAGTTCCATAGGCCCAGAAGGTCTGAAAGACAGCAGAGAAGAACAGGTTAAACAGGAATCAATGCAAGGAAAGAAAAGTTCAAGTCTTGTGGATATCAGGGAAGAAGAATCAGAGGGAGGCAGTCGAAGACTCTCCCTCCCTGGATTACTGTCACAAG TTTCCCCCAGGCTCTTAAGAAAAGCTGCACGGGTGAAAACCAGGACAGTGGTTCTGACTCCCACATATAGTGGAGAAGCAGAtgcccttctgccttctctgAGAACAGAGGTGTGGACctgggggaaaggaaaggaagggcagTTGGGGCATGGCGATGTTCTGCCTAG GCTTCAGCCATTGTGTGTAAAGTGTCTGGATGGTAAAGAAGTGATCCACCTGGAGGCAGGTGGTTACCATTCTCTTGCACTTACTGCCAAATCCCAG GTTTACTCGTGGGGTAGCAATAACTTTGGTCAACTTGGGCATTCCGATTTTCCAACAACAGTTCCTCGTCTTGCAAAG GTAAATGGTGAAAATGGAGTCTGGAGTGTAGCTGCGGGCCAGGATTATTCCCTGTTTTTAGTGGATACAGAAGACTTCCAGCCTGGGTTATATTACAGTGGCCGGCAGGACCCTGAAGAAGGTGACAGCCTTCCAGAGAATCCCAGTGGTACTAAGACTCCAGTACTTCTCTCCTGTAGTAAG cTTGGATATATAAGCAGAGTAACAGCAGGAAAAGACAGCTACCTAGCCTTGGTGGACAAAAACATTATGGGGTATATTGCCAGTCTCCATGAATTGGCTACTACAGAAAGACGATTCTATTCAAAACTAAGTGATATCAAATCTCAGATACTCAGGCCTCTTCTCAGTTTAG ACAATTTGGGCACTGTGCCTGCAGTCCAGCTGTTACAGGAGGTGGCAGGCCGTTTCAGCAAGCTGTGTTACTTAATTGGTCAGCATGGAGCCTCCCTGAGCAGCTTCCTTCAGGGGATAAAGGAAGCCAGGAGTTTGGTCATTCTGAAACATGCAAGTCTCTTCTTGGATAGTTATACAGAGCAAGTATCCAGTCCCGTGTCATGTTCAATCTCTGCAGGGTTATTCTGCCAAGGAGAACAGCTCCTTAATCAGAAGAGACTAGATTAG
- the Als2 gene encoding alsin isoform X5: protein MDSKKRSSTEAEGSKERGLVHVWQAGSFSIIPERLPGWGGKTVLQAALGVKHGVLLTEDGEVYSFGTLPWRSESAEICPDSPILENALVGQHVVTVATGSFHSGAVTESGIVYMWGENSAGQCAVANQQYVPEPNPVSISDSENSPLLAVRILQLACGEEHTLALSISREIWAWGTGCQLGLITTTFPVTKPQKVEHLAGRVVLQVACGAFHSLALVQCLPSQDLKPVPERCNQCSQLLITMTDKEDHVIISDSHCCPLGVTLSESQAENHASSAISPSAETLDSQGEVFENTLVEAGLPLASELNIESAPTTSGDTTSSQQNIEGTTEISSARSIPSYPDTQAVNEYLQKLSDHSVREDSKNGEKSMPPQPLVEEAVPNLHSPPTTSTSALNSLVVSCASAVGVRVAATYEAGALSLKKVMNFYSTAPCETGTQAGSSSIGPEGLKDSREEQVKQESMQGKKSSSLVDIREEESEGGSRRLSLPGLLSQVSPRLLRKAARVKTRTVVLTPTYSGEADALLPSLRTEVWTWGKGKEGQLGHGDVLPRLQPLCVKCLDGKEVIHLEAGGYHSLALTAKSQVYSWGSNNFGQLGHSDFPTTVPRLAKVNGENGVWSVAAGQDYSLFLVDTEDFQPGLYYSGRQDPEEAWIYKQSNSRKRQLPSLGGQKHYGVYCQSP from the exons ATGGACTCAAAGAAGAGAAG TTCAACAGAAGCAGAAGGATCCAAAGAAAGAGGCCTGGTCCATGTCTGGCAGGCGGGATCCTTTTCCATCATACCAGAGAGATTGCCAGGCTGGGGAGGAAAGACTGTTCTTCAAGCAGCCCTTGGAGTGAAACATGGAGTTCTTTTGACTGAAG ATGGTGAGGTCTACAGCTTTGGGACTCTTCCTTGGAGAAGCGAATCAGCAGAAATTTGTCCAGATAGTCCCATTCTAGAAAATGCCCTGGTTGGGCAACATGTTGTTACTGTGGCAACAGGGAGCTTCCACAGCGGAGCAGTGACAGAAAGTGGCATAGTGTACATGTGGGGGGAGAACTCTGCGGGTCAGTGTGCAGTAGCTAACCAGCAGTACGTGCCAGAACCGAATCCTGTCAGCATTTCTGATTCTGAGAACAGCCCTTTGTTGGCAGTCAGGATTTTGCAGTTGGCATGTGGCGAGGAGCACACTCTGGCATTGTCAATAAGCAGAGAGATTTGGGCATGGGGTACTGGTTGTCAGTTGGGTCTCATCACCACTACCTTCCCAGTGACAAAGCCACAAAAGGTGGAACATCTTGCTGGGCGCGTAGTGCTACAAGTCGCCTGTGGTGCTTTCCACAGCCTAGCACTTGTGCAATGCCTCCCTTCCCAGGACCTGAAGCCAGTCCCCGAGAGATGCAACCAGTGCAGCCAGCTCCTCATTACCATGACTGACAAAGAGGACCATGTGATTATCTCAGACAGTCACTGTTGCCCTTTAGGTGTGACACTATCAGAATCCCAGGCAGAAAACCACGCCAGCTCTGCCATCAGCCCCTCTGCTGAGACCCTTGACAGTCAGGGAGAAGTGTTTGAGAACACGCTTGTAGAAGCTGGACTGCCGCTTGCCTCCGAATTGAACATTGAAAGCGCCCCCACCACAAGTGGTGATACTACTTCCTCCCAACAAAACATCGAGGGAACAActgaaatttcttctgccagaagCATACCATCATACCCTGACACCCAGGCAGTAAATGAATACTTGCAGAAACTGTCAGATCATTCAGTAAGGGAGGATTCAAAGAATGGTGAAAAGTCAATGCCACCTCAG ccTCTTGTAGAAGAAGCAGTTCCTAATCTTCACAGCCCACCAACCACAAGCACCTCAGCCCTCAACAGCCTGGTGGTCTCTTGTGCATCTGCTGTTGGTGTGAGAGTGGCTGCTACCTATGAGGCTGGGGCCTTGTCTCTTAAGAAAGTTATGAACTTTTATAGTACAGCCCCTTGTGAAACTGGAACGCAGGCAGGCAGTAGTTCCATAGGCCCAGAAGGTCTGAAAGACAGCAGAGAAGAACAGGTTAAACAGGAATCAATGCAAGGAAAGAAAAGTTCAAGTCTTGTGGATATCAGGGAAGAAGAATCAGAGGGAGGCAGTCGAAGACTCTCCCTCCCTGGATTACTGTCACAAG TTTCCCCCAGGCTCTTAAGAAAAGCTGCACGGGTGAAAACCAGGACAGTGGTTCTGACTCCCACATATAGTGGAGAAGCAGAtgcccttctgccttctctgAGAACAGAGGTGTGGACctgggggaaaggaaaggaagggcagTTGGGGCATGGCGATGTTCTGCCTAG GCTTCAGCCATTGTGTGTAAAGTGTCTGGATGGTAAAGAAGTGATCCACCTGGAGGCAGGTGGTTACCATTCTCTTGCACTTACTGCCAAATCCCAG GTTTACTCGTGGGGTAGCAATAACTTTGGTCAACTTGGGCATTCCGATTTTCCAACAACAGTTCCTCGTCTTGCAAAG GTAAATGGTGAAAATGGAGTCTGGAGTGTAGCTGCGGGCCAGGATTATTCCCTGTTTTTAGTGGATACAGAAGACTTCCAGCCTGGGTTATATTACAGTGGCCGGCAGGACCCTGAAGAAG cTTGGATATATAAGCAGAGTAACAGCAGGAAAAGACAGCTACCTAGCCTTGGTGGACAAAAACATTATGGGGTATATTGCCAGTCTCCATGA